DNA from Leptospira bandrabouensis:
CCACCTCTCTCGTATGTTTTATTTTCTTCAATTGTAGTATGGCTAAAAAAACGGATGAAAATAATGTTTCGAATCTTTTAGCACTACTTGTTGCAGCAAACACCAATCCAGGTTGTTCCATCTCCAACACAGAGGCGATTAAAAGTAATCTGACTCAAGTAGAAAGTAAACCTCGTACAAAATATACTATTTCTGCTTGTGATGAAGCGGGGTTTAACAGTTTGGGATTATCGCAAAGCGAAGTGACAAAAGGTGCTACAGGAACTAGTGGCACATCTGTTTTGTACACAAACAATGATGTGATGCTCGCCACAAACAAAGGAGGAACCTCAATCGAAGTTTCTTTCACTATGAACTCAGCCTCAAGTACATTAGATGTTATTGGTTATGGTACAGGCAGTCCTTTAAGTGGTCCCACTTATCGATTGATTGCTGGTGCTCAAACACAATATAAAAATGCATCCAATGTATTTGGGAACACAGGGAAAGGTGGGTCAGTTTCTGCACCCATTCCTGCTGTTGGAACCAATTATACATATTGTTTAGACTTTCAATACACAATGGGAGGATCTAGATTCTTAAATGGTTTCAATAAACCATGTTCGGAAGTCTCTGATGCAGAAAGAGGATCTATGGCTTATTATCCGATCATGCAAATGATGAATGTTCCTGTTTATACTGGCGGAAACCGATTGGGTTTTGTGTTGAATGGAGTGACTGTTACTTCTTTCACAATCGGATCCATTGTATCAAATACAGAAATGTAATTTTTCTCTCCAAACACTTGTCATACTGGTGAATTGAGTAGCCAGTATGATTTTTTGGAAAAGGTCAGAGCACCCAAATGAAACTAAAAAATATACTTATTTTTTTTCTTATCACCACTCCTCTTCTTGCTAAAGAGGTTAAAGTTGAGAATGCTTATATTAAATATACATCCTCATCAACTTCCGTTGTTTATCTCACCCTAAACAATGGAACAAACAGCGATAAAAAACTCATCCAAACCAAATCAGACATTGCAAATCGAGTCGAGTTATACGCAATGTTACCCTCTGATTCGGGAATGAAAATGGTTCCTGTTTCAGAAATTGTCATTCCTAAAAATGGTACAACACAACTCACTCCCAGAGGATATCATATCATGCTCTTTGGAATCAAATCTCCTCTGAAGCAAAAAGAATCCTTTCCTTTTCGATTTGTTTTTTCTGACGGAACAGAAATTCTCACAAATATCTCTGTAGCAACTTCTTTATCAAACAAAGATACAAATAATAAACAGGTAACTTCATCCTTAAAAAAAGAAGAATCTGTTTTGGTAAATAATGGAACACAGAATGCAGATGAAACTGAGATGTCCAATTTTGATCCCAATGCACAAACAAACGATGACCATTCGGAACATGATCATTCTGGACACGAAGGACATGAACACCACAACCGTGCCGATATGTTAGCACCGGCAGGAATCATGAATCCACACATCCATGAAAAAGGAAAGTGGATGATTGATTATCGTTATATGGGAATGAAAATGTGGGGACTACAATCAGGAAGCACTGGACTCAGTGATCTTGGAACATTATATTTTCCATTTACAGATCCTACGGTTGCTATGCCCACAGGGAGTTTGATTACCAACTCTCCCATCGGAACCACTTTACCCATTTTATCAGCTAACAAGTATAACTATATGTCTGTTCCCACTGATATGGTTATGGAAATGAACATGGTAAGTGCTATGACTTCTATATCAGACAAATGGATGATCATGTTTATGGTTCCTGCAGTGAAAAACAAAATGACAATGTTATCTAGTAATTTTGATCGTGCACCTATGAGTTCTGCGGGGATTGGTGATGTTAGTTTTAGCACAGCCTATCGATTGATAAAAACGGAACATCAGAACTTTTTTACAGGGATGGGAATTTCACTTCCGACAGGTTCTATTGATGAAAGAGACAATATGCCTATGATGGGAAAACAAAAAGTTCCTTACAACATGCAACCAGGTGTTGGAACCTATAGTTTATTACCACAACTATCGTATAACGGAAATTACAAGAGAATTTCTTGGGGTGCACAATCTCAAGCAAGTTTACGTATCGGTAAAAATGATAATAACTACAGATTTGGAAATCGATACGAAATTTCTGGATGGTTATCATTCCTTGTTCATGAAAGTACATCTATTTCCGTTCGTGTAGCGAAACAAAGGTGGTTGAACCTCCAAGG
Protein-coding regions in this window:
- a CDS encoding copper chaperone PCu(A)C, encoding MKLKNILIFFLITTPLLAKEVKVENAYIKYTSSSTSVVYLTLNNGTNSDKKLIQTKSDIANRVELYAMLPSDSGMKMVPVSEIVIPKNGTTQLTPRGYHIMLFGIKSPLKQKESFPFRFVFSDGTEILTNISVATSLSNKDTNNKQVTSSLKKEESVLVNNGTQNADETEMSNFDPNAQTNDDHSEHDHSGHEGHEHHNRADMLAPAGIMNPHIHEKGKWMIDYRYMGMKMWGLQSGSTGLSDLGTLYFPFTDPTVAMPTGSLITNSPIGTTLPILSANKYNYMSVPTDMVMEMNMVSAMTSISDKWMIMFMVPAVKNKMTMLSSNFDRAPMSSAGIGDVSFSTAYRLIKTEHQNFFTGMGISLPTGSIDERDNMPMMGKQKVPYNMQPGVGTYSLLPQLSYNGNYKRISWGAQSQASLRIGKNDNNYRFGNRYEISGWLSFLVHESTSISVRVAKQRWLNLQGMDATLDPKMDPQNDPFRQGGMRSDLLIGVNFLITNGIFQGARFGFEYGKPFHQNLNGPQLATRELINVFASFTF